A single window of Undibacterium sp. 5I1 DNA harbors:
- a CDS encoding PAS domain-containing protein, protein MLEATLAADEEQRLADLHSLEVLDTPAEERFDRITRITQCHFDAPIVLISLVDYQRQWFKSSQGLDATETPRNISFCGHAILQESVFVVENALLDPRFADNPLVTGEPHIRFYAGMPIKGPGGHKIGTLCVIDRQARQLGTSDKQMLKDLAAMVESEMNALDLAQLKRQQDHEFSLLQSVMDSMSSTLSVRDNHGRYLFVNKEYELVHQRLGKDLIGKTVFDLFPTDAAKISHNADRKVIESGSVLESQSVVAQEDGEHIYQIIRTPLYRSSGEIYGVCVIGIDISQRLASEQKMRVGEDLLLSVMNSTSSLIAVRDLNSRYLFVNRKYEELIKMSGIDILGKTMEDIYPSEFAKKAREEDLLVFQSAESLAIDSIFPSSDGDVHFHSVRSPLLDRDGKIYGLCIVASDITQARRNEQALIENQSLLESLNLRLSNASALHNAILDVANFSIIATDTEGTIQMFSAGAEKILGYSAEEVVGIHSPAIFHDMNEIIAKAAQSSLELNQTIAPGFEAFAAKVRQGGYDHQEWTYIRKDGSRLPVMLSLAALFGDQNSDANINPNITSNVNSYQNLSLSEHQNKHQNKQDTIVGFLGIAYDLSEQKRMDKMKNEFISTVSHELRTPLTSIRGSLGLLSSGKLMEISPRAHDLFEIAKNNCERLVRLINDILDIAKMESGNMTFDLRPHVMQELVANAIAATQAYAELYQVKLELQSEQTPMTVLVDADRLLQVMINLLSNACKFSPKGGVVTIRLQALLADSVDPTIPANPASLRLSVIDNGKGVPEAFKGHIFEKFAQADSSNTRQKGGTGLGLSICKTIIEAHQGRIDFYSKPNEPTEFFFELPVIQSIALSLT, encoded by the coding sequence ATGTTAGAAGCTACGCTAGCAGCGGATGAAGAGCAGCGCCTTGCGGATCTACACTCGTTAGAAGTATTAGACACGCCTGCAGAAGAGCGGTTTGATCGTATTACCCGAATAACTCAGTGTCATTTTGATGCGCCGATTGTGCTGATTTCTCTGGTCGATTATCAGCGGCAATGGTTTAAGTCGTCGCAAGGACTGGACGCTACAGAGACCCCGCGCAATATCTCTTTTTGCGGGCATGCTATTTTGCAAGAGTCAGTTTTTGTGGTCGAAAACGCCTTGCTAGATCCGCGCTTTGCCGATAATCCTTTAGTCACTGGCGAGCCGCATATCCGTTTTTATGCGGGGATGCCAATTAAAGGGCCGGGTGGACATAAGATTGGGACACTCTGTGTGATTGATCGCCAGGCACGTCAACTTGGTACTAGCGATAAGCAGATGTTGAAAGACTTAGCCGCGATGGTCGAGTCGGAGATGAACGCGCTGGATCTAGCCCAGCTAAAACGACAACAAGATCATGAGTTCAGCTTATTGCAGTCGGTGATGGACAGCATGAGTTCTACCTTGTCGGTGCGTGATAATCATGGGCGCTATTTATTCGTCAATAAAGAGTATGAACTGGTTCATCAACGTTTAGGCAAAGATTTAATCGGCAAGACTGTGTTTGATTTATTCCCGACTGATGCGGCCAAGATTAGCCACAACGCAGATCGTAAAGTGATCGAATCGGGTAGCGTTCTGGAGTCGCAATCCGTCGTCGCGCAAGAAGATGGCGAGCATATTTATCAGATAATTCGCACCCCTTTGTACCGCAGCAGCGGTGAGATTTATGGCGTCTGCGTGATTGGCATTGATATCAGTCAACGTCTGGCGTCCGAGCAAAAAATGAGGGTAGGTGAAGACCTTTTATTATCAGTGATGAATAGCACCAGTTCTCTGATTGCGGTACGTGATCTGAACAGTCGTTACTTGTTTGTGAACCGGAAATACGAAGAGCTGATCAAAATGTCTGGCATCGATATTTTGGGAAAAACGATGGAAGATATTTATCCTTCTGAGTTCGCCAAAAAAGCGCGGGAAGAGGATTTGTTGGTGTTCCAGAGTGCAGAGTCGCTGGCGATAGATAGTATTTTTCCTTCATCCGATGGAGATGTCCATTTCCATTCAGTACGCTCACCTTTGCTTGATCGTGACGGCAAAATATATGGTTTGTGCATAGTCGCGTCCGACATTACTCAAGCCCGGCGCAATGAGCAAGCATTAATAGAAAATCAAAGCTTATTAGAGTCACTGAATCTGCGTTTAAGCAATGCCAGCGCCTTGCATAATGCGATTTTGGATGTGGCTAACTTCTCGATTATTGCCACCGACACGGAAGGCACTATTCAGATGTTTAGTGCCGGTGCGGAGAAAATATTAGGCTATTCCGCAGAGGAGGTGGTTGGCATTCATAGTCCGGCAATCTTCCATGATATGAATGAGATCATCGCCAAAGCGGCGCAGTCTAGCCTGGAATTAAATCAAACCATCGCCCCAGGCTTTGAGGCATTTGCAGCGAAGGTCAGACAAGGTGGTTACGATCATCAGGAGTGGACGTATATCCGCAAAGATGGGTCACGTTTGCCCGTCATGTTATCGCTTGCAGCACTTTTTGGCGACCAAAATAGTGACGCTAACATCAACCCAAACATTACCTCAAACGTCAACTCATACCAAAACCTGAGCCTAAGTGAGCATCAAAATAAGCATCAAAATAAACAAGATACGATCGTTGGTTTTTTAGGGATTGCCTACGATCTGTCTGAGCAAAAACGGATGGATAAAATGAAGAACGAATTCATTTCCACCGTATCGCATGAGTTGCGGACACCGCTGACTTCTATTCGTGGGTCGCTTGGCTTGCTGTCTTCTGGCAAATTGATGGAAATATCGCCCCGCGCACATGACTTGTTTGAGATTGCTAAAAATAATTGTGAGCGATTGGTAAGGCTGATCAACGATATTCTCGACATTGCTAAAATGGAATCTGGGAATATGACATTTGATCTGCGTCCGCATGTCATGCAAGAACTGGTCGCCAACGCCATTGCAGCAACCCAGGCCTATGCCGAGTTGTATCAGGTAAAGTTAGAGTTGCAGTCTGAGCAGACGCCCATGACAGTGCTGGTTGATGCCGACAGACTATTGCAAGTGATGATCAATTTGTTATCTAATGCCTGTAAATTCTCTCCTAAAGGTGGCGTCGTAACGATACGCTTGCAGGCGTTATTGGCGGATTCTGTCGACCCAACTATCCCAGCCAATCCAGCGAGCCTGAGGTTATCGGTAATAGATAACGGTAAAGGCGTGCCAGAGGCATTTAAGGGACATATTTTTGAAAAGTTTGCCCAAGCAGATTCTTCAAATACCAGGCAAAAAGGCGGTACAGGTTTGGGCTTAAGTATTTGTAAAACGATTATCGAAGCTCATCAGGGACGGATTGATTTTTATAGCAAGCCGAATGAGCCAACTGAGTTTTTCTTTGAATTACCTGTTATTCAATCAATTGCATTAAGCCTTACTTAG
- a CDS encoding response regulator: MSEKPLNKILYVEDDQDIQTVAQIALEVVGSFSLITCSSGSAALQAIETGAIPDLLLLDVMMPSMDGPTTLAELRKLASTSQTPVIFMTAKVQTVELDYYKSLGAIGVIAKPFDPMELSEQVRALWNNSNSGGKGN; the protein is encoded by the coding sequence ATGAGTGAAAAACCTCTGAATAAAATACTGTACGTCGAGGACGACCAGGACATCCAAACGGTAGCCCAAATCGCGCTGGAAGTTGTCGGTAGCTTTAGCCTGATTACTTGCAGCTCCGGCAGCGCAGCGTTGCAGGCAATAGAGACGGGCGCTATACCAGACTTGCTGTTGCTTGACGTAATGATGCCAAGTATGGATGGACCAACCACATTGGCCGAATTACGTAAGCTTGCTTCTACCTCCCAGACACCGGTTATTTTTATGACGGCCAAAGTGCAAACGGTTGAGCTTGATTACTATAAATCTTTAGGCGCTATCGGCGTCATTGCCAAACCTTTTGATCCTATGGAATTATCGGAGCAAGTGCGCGCTCTGTGGAATAATTCAAACAGTGGTGGCAAAGGAAATTAA
- a CDS encoding diguanylate cyclase, translating to MAEKNDSLQEKLRALENLFLEKLPLKMQEMEEALAHFLATPEDKEVLTVLHRLLHTMAGSAGTFGFAEMGLQAREFEMRLKPLFAEGVWSQEDLDTYASELREYFVTALLNAKSKGATVQVVDYLEKNSDKDGSRLIYLVDDDNEITQSILVQLEQFGYEVVLIDQLKSLAVSIATRRPDIVVIELGSEDGKTAGAEEIVRIKRLGRLSIPTIFVSQSSSFENRLQAVRAGGDGYFTKPVDIVALSERIDALVGREEPKGYRVLIIDDDVVTAEYYSAVLRNAGMSVRLLNDPSQILGVMTDFRPELLLLDVYMPLCSGVELSKMIRQDNSYLDIPIVFLSSENDMGKQLDAVQAGADDFLTKPITPEFLVSALSSRAERYRLLRALIMRDGLTGLYNHTAIKEELGAEISIASRNRAPLALAMIDLDNFKHVNDTYGHPVGDQVLRTLSRLLRQRLRRSDIVGRYGGEEFVIIFPGTSAIVARRVLDQIRIAFGKIDQHAEQGDFAVTFSAGVADLELTTDADELFDVADAALYRAKQGGRNQIELAKI from the coding sequence ATGGCAGAAAAAAATGATAGTCTCCAGGAAAAACTGCGAGCACTAGAAAATCTGTTTTTAGAAAAATTGCCTTTGAAGATGCAAGAGATGGAGGAAGCACTCGCCCATTTTTTAGCAACGCCAGAAGATAAAGAGGTGCTGACGGTATTGCACCGGCTGCTGCACACCATGGCAGGGTCGGCCGGTACCTTCGGCTTTGCCGAAATGGGTTTGCAAGCACGTGAATTTGAAATGCGACTTAAGCCGCTGTTTGCAGAGGGTGTCTGGTCACAGGAAGATTTAGATACCTATGCCTCTGAACTAAGAGAGTATTTTGTTACTGCTCTGCTTAATGCCAAAAGTAAAGGCGCTACGGTACAAGTTGTTGATTATTTGGAAAAAAATAGCGACAAAGATGGCTCTCGTCTGATTTATCTGGTCGATGATGACAATGAAATTACCCAATCTATTTTGGTTCAGCTAGAACAATTTGGGTACGAGGTGGTACTCATAGACCAGCTAAAATCGCTGGCGGTATCCATCGCCACCAGGCGACCCGACATCGTGGTCATCGAACTTGGCTCTGAAGATGGAAAAACCGCCGGTGCAGAAGAAATCGTCCGCATCAAACGTCTTGGCCGTTTAAGTATTCCTACCATCTTTGTATCTCAATCCAGTAGTTTTGAAAACCGCCTGCAAGCCGTGCGCGCCGGCGGTGATGGTTACTTCACTAAGCCCGTCGATATCGTCGCCCTGAGCGAAAGAATCGATGCTTTGGTCGGACGCGAAGAGCCCAAAGGCTACCGCGTACTGATTATTGATGATGATGTTGTTACTGCCGAGTATTACAGTGCAGTTTTGCGCAATGCCGGGATGAGCGTGCGCTTGCTTAACGACCCTAGCCAGATTTTGGGCGTGATGACGGATTTCAGACCAGAGCTATTATTGCTGGATGTATACATGCCACTTTGCAGCGGTGTGGAATTATCCAAAATGATACGGCAAGATAATTCTTATTTGGATATTCCCATCGTTTTTCTGTCCAGCGAAAACGACATGGGTAAACAATTAGATGCGGTACAGGCAGGTGCGGATGATTTCCTCACTAAGCCGATTACGCCAGAATTTTTAGTCTCCGCTTTATCTAGCCGGGCAGAGCGGTATCGCCTGTTACGCGCTCTGATTATGCGTGACGGCTTGACGGGTTTGTACAACCATACTGCCATCAAAGAAGAGCTGGGTGCAGAGATTTCCATCGCCAGCCGTAACCGCGCGCCACTGGCTTTGGCAATGATCGATCTGGATAATTTTAAACACGTCAACGACACCTACGGCCATCCGGTAGGCGATCAGGTGCTGCGTACTTTGTCGCGCCTGTTGCGGCAGCGCTTGCGTCGTAGCGATATTGTCGGGCGTTATGGTGGGGAGGAGTTCGTCATCATTTTCCCGGGCACCAGCGCAATCGTCGCCCGCCGGGTATTGGATCAAATTAGGATTGCTTTTGGCAAAATTGACCAGCATGCAGAGCAAGGTGATTTCGCAGTTACGTTCTCAGCGGGTGTGGCTGATCTGGAATTAACCACGGATGCTGATGAGTTGTTTGATGTGGCTGATGCGGCGTTGTATCGGGCTAAGCAGGGTGGGCGGAATCAGATTGAGTTGGCGAAAATTTAA